CCGCGACTTCGGCGCGGAGCGACCGTCGGGCATCGAGTGCCTTGAATGTCGTATCGGCCACCGAGATGGTCAGGCGTACGGCACGCTGGCGCACGTCGATCACGACGGTGTCGGCGATCGGCCCGCTGTAATATCCGCGTGGCCGGACGCCGCCTTCCGCGGGATCAACCTCGGCGATGATGATGACGCGGCCGTTGCCGACCGCGCTGAAGATGCCGTTGCCGACCATCTGCACGACGCCGGCGGGTGATGACGACCAGCGCAGGGGCACGTTGGCTAGCGCGCTACCTGTTTGGTCGAGTACGCGCGACTGCACGCGTGCCGTGTCACCGAAGCTCTCGAGCGGCGCGGCGCTGACGACGCTCAGGTCAATGCTGGCCGGGGCGTTGTCGACCGCGCGCACCATGTCGGCGGGCGCACAGGCGGTCACGAGCAGCGATGCGGTGAGCAGGGTCCGCACCACCCGTAGCGTGCAGATGGTCATAGGGGCCTTCATGAGGGAGATCATGGCGTGTTCGGCTGAGGAGCGGCGGGCGGCAGCACGATGGCGGTGAGCAGCAGGCGCGCGCGGGCGCCTGGTTCGATGCGCGGTATGGTCCACTGCTTCGTCACGTCGTTGTAGCTGCCGTCGATCGGCGTAGTCTTCACGATCGTGAAGCCGGCTTCGGTGAAGGCGCGCGGGATGATGACGTTGAGCGCGGGGCCGGTACCCTTGTTGAGCACCGTCAGCGTGATCGTGATCGTGTCACCAACCGTGGGCGAGCTCTGATCGGGCACCGCCGTGAGTTCAACGTCGGCCGGCGGTTCGGCCACTTCGACGCCGAGCGTGGCCGTTCGTGGCGTATGCGTCCGATCGATACCGTTCACCTGCAGGGTGTAGTTGCCAGGCGGCAGCGAGGCTGGGATCGGTACGGTGGTGCGGAACGTGCCATCGCTGCCGACGAGCACGGTGCCGAGCAGGATCGGCGTGCCATTCGGTGCGTAGATGAACACCGACACGTACGTGCCCGGCGCGAAGCCGCTGCCTTCGGTAGTGGCGCGTCCACCCTGATCGAGCTGCATGGTACGGCTGCTGTCGATCGGGATGGCCGTGTTCGAGGCATCGCTCGAGCGCAGCGAAAGCGTGACAGTGCCATCGGACACCCGGAGGACCGTATCGCGAACCACTTCGACGGTGACCGGATTGGTGCTCGAGGTGAGCGTGCCCGTGCCGCGCGGCGTGGTCGTCGGCTGCCCCCCGCTGGTGCGGCCCGGACCGATGGGAATGAACGGCCCCGGCACTTCGACGAAGGCGCTCATGCCGCACGTATTCACCGCCGCCACACGAACGCGGGTGGGCACGTTATTGGTGAGCCCCTGCAGTGTCCATGAAGTGAGCGAGCGGCCATCAAGCAGTGTGCGCTGCCAACTGGCCCCGTTGTCGGTGCTGCGCTCCACGGCGTACCCCGACACGGCGCGACAACCCTCGATGGCCGGGATCTCGAAGGTGAGCGTGATCCGTCCGTCGCCCGAGACGCCCACGAGTGCGCGCGGCACGGAGGGCGGCGTTGCCGCGAGAATGTCGGCGGCGGCACTCGGTGCGTTGCTGAGACTCAGCGAATAGTTCGCGGCGGCACTGCCTCCGAGCACGGCACCAGTAATGCCAACCGGCCGCTGTGTGCCGACGGCTGGATCACCGAAGGCGAACGTGACGCCGGTAAGCGTGACGTTATCGCCGCCGAGTACCCCGATGAGTGTGAGCGTGTTGGCGCTGATGGTGACCGAGGTGGTGCCGTCGAACAGCTTCTCGTTGGCCATGAATGAGCCGCCGATCGTGAGCGGCATCGCGGTGATGCTGGCGGTGGCGGTCGGCGCGCCGGCAAGACTCACCGTGTACAGATTGCCCTGGCTTCCCGCTAAGGTCACAGCGGTGATCACGACGGTTTTGGTGTTACCGACCGTCGGCGTGAGGAAGCCGAGCGTAACCGAGGCGATGGTAACGTTGTCAGGGCTGGTGACGCCGACAAGTGTGAGGCTGCTGGTGTTCCCGGTGGCCGCGGTCGTTCCGCTGTACAGCCTGTCGTTCGCGGTGAAGCTGCCGCCGATGGTGACCGTGCCGCCGGCCGAGGTGATGTTGGCGGTGGTAGTCGGTGCGCCCGATACGCTGATCGAGTAATTGCCGCTGTTGGCGCCACCGAGGGTGGCCGCCGTGAGCGAGACAGTCTTACCGTTGGCGACGGAGGCCGTCGCGAAGGCGGCGGTCGGTGTGGCGAGTGTGACGACATCGGGGCTGACCACCCCAACCAGCGTAAGGCTGTTGGTGGCGATCGTCGCTGACGTGTTGCCGTCGTACACCTTGTTACTGGCGGTGAAGCTGCCGGCGATAGTAAGCGGCTTCGGTGTGATGTTGGCGGTGGCCGTGGGCGCGCCGGTCAGGCTCACCGTGTAGAGGCCCGCGTCGGTGCCGCCGAGCGTGACGCCGGTGATCACAACGGTCTTGGCGGTGCCAACGGGGGCCGTGAGAAAGCCGAGCGTAACGGAGGCGATGGTCACGTTGTCACTGCCGTTCACACCGACCAGCGTGAGACTCGTGGTGGTGCCGGTGGCGGTGGTGTCACCGCTGTAGACTTTGTTGTTGGCGGTGAAGCTGCCGCCGATGGTGACCGTACTGGTGACCGGTGTGACCGTGAGTTCGTTCGTGCTGGCGTCGCTCAGTGTGAAGCCGTCGGTATTGGTGATTGTGCCCACGACCTCGTACGTGCCGGTCGTTAGTGGTGTGGTCAGCGTGAGCGACCAAGTGTTGCCACTGCGCACAATGGCGGGCGACGTGCTGGTGGAGTACTGCACGCCATTCACCACGACGGTGAGGACTTCACCAGTGCCGACGGTCGCGGTGCCGGTGATCGTTGGGGTCGTGGAGGAGGTGCCGAGCGATGTGACCGTGACCGGTCCGGCCGGTCTCGATGCGATCACGGTGGCGAGATAGTCGTTCAGTCCCGCGAGCACCTGCGAGATGGCCGCGTTGCCGTTGGTGCTTTGTCCATCGGTGAGCTTCGTGCCTGCGTACGCGGCGGCGTACCCACCGATGCTGGTGCCGCCGTTCACCGCGCCATCCGTGATCTGGATGGATCCGCCACTATACGTGAGCGTGATCGGCGACGTCGGTCGGGGCAGGAATCCAATCAGGTATGTGGTACCGCCACTGTTGCGCCAATTGGCCGACGCGGGCAGTTCGAGGATCGTTCCGTTCGTCCGCACGATGCGCATCGTGCCCGGGATGTCGTTCCCCTGAATCTCGAACGTGCTGGTTGACGAGCTTTGAATGAAGAAGATGCGCGCGATTTCAAGCGTCGCGAACGTCAGTACATTGTTGGCCGTGCCCGCCGAGGTGCCACGAGTGCCCACAAACCCATTGGTGAAGGGCACGCTGATCATGGTCTGCGCACCAAGCTCCGAGGCAGCTCCGCCGAGCGTCAGCGACATGCTCAAGGCGCCAATGATCCGGCTCCACCGTCGTCTAATTGCCGCGTACCACATGCGTCTAACTCCACTGTAAACGTCAGGCGGGAGCCAGCGTCCTCGCTGACACTTGACCTCTGTACAGTGGTTTCGGCCGCACGCGGCCTGCGCTTGATCTCAAATGTATGATGTTCTTTACTTCATGCTTGACACTTCGCGCCAGCGGAATGCGCTCGATCAGAATCGCAGCGAGAGGCAGCTGAGTCCCCCATCCATCTTGGCGAACTCGCTCATGGCCAACGGCACCAGCGTATAACCGGCCGCACGCAGAACGGCGTGCGTGCCGGGAAAGCCATCGGCCACGAAGATCACGTCATTGACCCGCACACAGTTCGCGGCGTACTCCTCGCCGGACGGCACGCGCAGCACCGTCCGGTCGGCAAATGCCTCGTGCGCCGCAAGCGCGTCGATACAGAGCAGGCGATCGGCATCGAGGGCCACGACCCCGCTCTTGAGATGCAGAATGCCGGGCGTGTGGCGGATGTCGACCAGCCGCGACGTGACACCGTATCGCGACAGCCATTCGGCAAGCTGTCGCGCGCCGTCGTGATTGGTGCGCAGCGAAATCCCGATGAATGCCGTCTGTCCCGCTTCGCACACGTCGCCCGCATCGAGCGTACCGGGGCTCGTGATCTCGGGCAGTTCGGCGAAGTATGCGGAGAGCGCGTCGCGGACGGCATGCACTTCGCCTGCACGACTCTCAGCGCCCGGACGTGTGATGATGGCGCCCTGACCCGGGAGAATGAGCGCGGTATCCTCGACGAAGGTGGAGTCCGGGTGCGCGCTGTCGATGGGAAGTGCGATAACCCTACAGCCATGGCGCTCGAGCGCGGCGCAGTAGGCGGCGTGCTGCGCGAGTGCCAGCTCGACGTCGGGCACGCCGAGATCGACGGTGGTGAGTCCGTCGGCGAAGTTGCGCGCTGGTGGGCGAACGATCGCCTTCGTGAAGCGTGAGAACATGCGCAGAGTATGGCGCTTCGGGTGCCGCGGCGGAATACTTCCGCGCGTGCATATCATCGATCTCGAATTCAGCGCGCACGAGATGCGCGCCATGGCCGACCAAGTGGTGGCGCGTTGTGTGGAGCACATTACCACGCTGCCGAGCCAGCCGCTACACGGCGTACACGACGCGGAAGCGCTGTGCGAGCGCATGCGCGAGTCATCGCCACGCTCCGGCACCCCGCTAACCGCCCTGCTCGACGACCTGTTCACGACGTACATCCCGCAGTCGTTCAACACGCCGTCGCCGGGATATCTCGCGTACATTCCGGGCGGTGGCCTGTTTCCGGCGGCACTGGCCGATTTCATCGCCGATACGACCAATCGCTACACCGGCATCTGGCAGGCGGCGCCGGCGCTGGTTCAGCTCGAGGCGAACGCACTCGAGTGGCTGCGCGAGTGGATGGGATTCCCGGTCGGTACGCGGGGGGTGTTCACCACCGGCGGCTCGATGGCCACGTTCAATGCGGTACTGTGCGCGCGTGAACAGTATCTGGGCGTCGATATCCGTCGCGGTGTGCTGTACACGTCGGATCAGGCGCATCATTGCGTGATCAAGTCGGCGAAGCTCGCCGGCATCATGCCCGATCGCGTGCGCTCCATTCCCTGTGATGGGCAGTTCCATCTGGCCATTGACGCATTGCGCGATGCCATCGCGCAGGATCGCCGCGATGGGCTGTTGCCGTTCATGGTGGTATCGAACGCCGGCACGACGAACACGGGTGCTGTCGATCCGCTCGCTGCGATTGCCGACGTCTGCGCCGACGAACAGCTGTGGCATCACGTAGATGGCGCCTACGGCGCGTTCTTCCAGCTGTGCGACGACACCCGTGGGGTGCTGCGTGGCATTGAACGCGCCGATTCGCTCACACTCGATCCGCACAAGGGCATGTTCATGCCGTATGGCACGGGCGCGCTGTTGGTGCGCGATGGTGCGGCGCTGCGGGCGGCGCACGGGGCCACGGCCGACTATCTACCCGACATGCCGTGCGCGCAGGAGTTCTATGATCCGAGCCAACACGGGCCCGACCTCTCGCGCGGATTTCCCGGGCTCCGCATGTGGCTCACAATCAAGTTGTATGGCGCCGATGCGTTCCGGGCGGTGATCACCGAGAAGCGTACGCTGGCGCTCGATGCGGCGGCGCGGGTCGCGCAGTTGCCGCATGTGGTGATCGACGCTCCGCCGGAGCTGTCACTGTTTCCGTTTCATCTGACGTGGCCCGGTGCCACCTTGGCGCAGGAGGACGCGGCGACGCGCGAGCTCATGGCGGCCGTGTCGCAGCGGGGACGCGTGATGATCAGCGGCGCCGTGGCCGGTGGGCGGTACGTGGGGCGCGTGTGCGTGCTGAGCTTCCGGACGCACGCGGTGCAG
This Gemmatimonas sp. DNA region includes the following protein-coding sequences:
- a CDS encoding YDG domain-containing protein; amino-acid sequence: MSLTLGGAASELGAQTMISVPFTNGFVGTRGTSAGTANNVLTFATLEIARIFFIQSSSTSTFEIQGNDIPGTMRIVRTNGTILELPASANWRNSGGTTYLIGFLPRPTSPITLTYSGGSIQITDGAVNGGTSIGGYAAAYAGTKLTDGQSTNGNAAISQVLAGLNDYLATVIASRPAGPVTVTSLGTSSTTPTITGTATVGTGEVLTVVVNGVQYSTSTSPAIVRSGNTWSLTLTTPLTTGTYEVVGTITNTDGFTLSDASTNELTVTPVTSTVTIGGSFTANNKVYSGDTTATGTTTSLTLVGVNGSDNVTIASVTLGFLTAPVGTAKTVVITGVTLGGTDAGLYTVSLTGAPTATANITPKPLTIAGSFTASNKVYDGNTSATIATNSLTLVGVVSPDVVTLATPTAAFATASVANGKTVSLTAATLGGANSGNYSISVSGAPTTTANITSAGGTVTIGGSFTANDRLYSGTTAATGNTSSLTLVGVTSPDNVTIASVTLGFLTPTVGNTKTVVITAVTLAGSQGNLYTVSLAGAPTATASITAMPLTIGGSFMANEKLFDGTTSVTISANTLTLIGVLGGDNVTLTGVTFAFGDPAVGTQRPVGITGAVLGGSAAANYSLSLSNAPSAAADILAATPPSVPRALVGVSGDGRITLTFEIPAIEGCRAVSGYAVERSTDNGASWQRTLLDGRSLTSWTLQGLTNNVPTRVRVAAVNTCGMSAFVEVPGPFIPIGPGRTSGGQPTTTPRGTGTLTSSTNPVTVEVVRDTVLRVSDGTVTLSLRSSDASNTAIPIDSSRTMQLDQGGRATTEGSGFAPGTYVSVFIYAPNGTPILLGTVLVGSDGTFRTTVPIPASLPPGNYTLQVNGIDRTHTPRTATLGVEVAEPPADVELTAVPDQSSPTVGDTITITLTVLNKGTGPALNVIIPRAFTEAGFTIVKTTPIDGSYNDVTKQWTIPRIEPGARARLLLTAIVLPPAAPQPNTP
- a CDS encoding aminotransferase class V-fold PLP-dependent enzyme; translated protein: MHIIDLEFSAHEMRAMADQVVARCVEHITTLPSQPLHGVHDAEALCERMRESSPRSGTPLTALLDDLFTTYIPQSFNTPSPGYLAYIPGGGLFPAALADFIADTTNRYTGIWQAAPALVQLEANALEWLREWMGFPVGTRGVFTTGGSMATFNAVLCAREQYLGVDIRRGVLYTSDQAHHCVIKSAKLAGIMPDRVRSIPCDGQFHLAIDALRDAIAQDRRDGLLPFMVVSNAGTTNTGAVDPLAAIADVCADEQLWHHVDGAYGAFFQLCDDTRGVLRGIERADSLTLDPHKGMFMPYGTGALLVRDGAALRAAHGATADYLPDMPCAQEFYDPSQHGPDLSRGFPGLRMWLTIKLYGADAFRAVITEKRTLALDAAARVAQLPHVVIDAPPELSLFPFHLTWPGATLAQEDAATRELMAAVSQRGRVMISGAVAGGRYVGRVCVLSFRTHAVQIDHLVEDMGAAIAVVVEKHRHVGGAVA